agttaattacaatggtttttgtttatttatggtgaaaataaaaatactcactgaaatatatagtatatattatataattttttttaaatatagtattACCTTATTTAGTTTagtcaaatacaaaaatttagagagttcaattttcaagaaaataaaatatcataaaattaataataattcatagaaaactaatgcaaaaaattaaattttttagtatgttgttttattttaaaataaattaacataaaaacaatagattaatatatgaatagtacaattacatcaaattgcatcaagttataacacaatattatgtacaaataaaaaaattatttatactataaaataatatattctactctatatgtaaattacaaaacataaacatatacatgaatttttttttataaaactaacgGTTTATGAATTTACGTTGAACGCAAGTTAAACCAATTATTCGCGCAGCTTATGTGTGTTGTTGCCCGTTATGTGGATACTGATTTGATTAAAGACAGtcttttcttttagattttttttttgttggtgtgTACAGAGTGATAGctattagaaatatattattttcaacataattAAGTATTTGACCATCTCAATATTGTAATTTTCACTAAAGTATTGAAATTCCCCCATATTGGTACTTATTTTTGCTGGTACTTATTCACATCATCAAAACTATATATGActcttttttgtcaacaaactATATATAACTCGAGTATGTACTAAGCCTTTAATCAAAACTTCATATGGTAAATTTAATTTAGAGTTGttcaacttcttttttttaaatgaacatGATCATACAATCTTAAGTTTATATTATAACCACAAATAGCCATTACCTTACAATTTCACCTTTTTATTTTGTGCAAGTTACCCAAGTACTAAATTCTTTGGATTTAGTACGgccaacaaaaatgaaaaatatacaatTGCTATTATGATTATCAAAGGAAATTATGGTCCAGATACCGGAAATAAATAGTGTGTGCGTTAAAGAAAACCTTCTCCTTCCTCTCGGCCAGAATATCCACTCCGCCTGCCCATCTTCACATCCTACGTGAGGTTAAGCTTCACTGAATCTAAAAGTAacatcatataatatatttacaaacaCATGGTTGGTTGgccaattacaaaaaaaaacatatggttgGTTACTTCATATCTTTTTCGGTTGTATTATCTGCTAGAGGGACAAAGGGCGAGACAACTAAATATAATACATCTTCTAAACACTATAAAGCAGATAAATGCATTAAATACATGGGTACGTCATTGTATGAAGAAACTATTTCGGTATTCTAAcgcaattattttaaaaacttcccCACTTAAACGCATGCACAGACAAGTTAAGAGTATATGCATAAATCATTCGTGATTCTCATATCAGTTCTGGCGAAACGTCACGAACCATTCACTGAGTGAAACAGAATTAAGaaataaatacaaaacaatGCAAATCGAATAGACTGTAATACAAAAACTGGGAGAGGAAAGTTACAAGCGGATCGTTCGTCGGCTATAAAATAAGACGCAAATCACTCCATCTCCTCCCTGAAATGACTAACCATTCAAAAAGAGATCTGATCACAGAGACAATGAATTCAAATAGCCACAAGCCGTGATAAGAAATATtgcagaaaaaataaatatacttaaaaAGGAGGAAGATTAACAAAAGTAAAGAGGCAGAAATTAATCAGACGTACGACGAGAATACGGAAAAGAAACCTCTTCGAATTAGGgatatattaaaacaaacaaatggtTTACAGACAATTATGGGTGGAAAGATGGATTAGGGAAGATGTATGTATGGAAGATTCGAAGAATGATTGATTGCGTCTGTGAActgaaccaaaaaatatttgacaGGAATTGGACGTTAAGAAAACAGAAAGAGATAAAAAGTGAGTGAGAGAAACAGATGAGTTAACTACAAAAAACTGCAAATCTGTACAGTTTTATTCTATTAATAGGTTTGTGAAAAGAGATGACTCTTGGAGTTGATGACGGTTCTGGAGCTTGTCTAAGCGGCGTCTTTGAGGAGCTGCGACTTTAGTGAATTGAAAACGGTGATTAAATCAATGACGTCATAGTCTTTATCTTAACACAATTTTATCCATTACATTACATATCCAGAACAAACGTCACCGTTGGATTGAAactttttttcctataaaaaaaggATGACAACACAGCTTTTGCTATGGTGAATGTAAGGGACGCCTTTGAAGAGGTGTGATGAAGACGTCGCTTGCTATCGTGAATCTAGGGCGTCATACTTTTGTTCCTAAACAAAATCGTAACCATTAGATTATATTCTAATCACAAAACTCACcgttagattttgatttttttttcctataaaaaaatgATGGCGTCATGGGTTGGATAAAAAaggtttgctattatatatagataacgAAATTTAACACAAAGCAAATGATATCTTTTTCAAGGAAAGATTGTTTTCctaaatatgatatcaaaaaGGGATTTGTTTACTAATACAAAATTTGACTTAGTGAAAAGCCTTAATGACTTCCCGATTTTACCAATAAATCACTCATCACTGTTTAGTCTTAAATTTTGTTTCTATGGTATTTTCATGTAATATAAGGCATGGTTgaaatcattttataaatgtaaagaCTACTCTCTCTCACTTACCCaactctatatatatagtttctctTTCTTCGGTTTTCTTATCATCGAACCTTCCATTGTTTTCCTCTCTCTCATTCTCGCTCTTCAAACCAGAACACAAGATACAGTCACTGTCTCAAAATTCTAACGAAGATCAAAACAGAAGCCATGGTTTCTCTGCTTACAATGTCGACGAGCGGTGCTATAACATATCCTCAAGCCCAAAGTGATTTATGCATGAGGCCCATCAAAAGACAGCCGAAAATTAAATGCACGGTGCACATCGACGTAACCGACCAACCCCTAAAACGTTCTTCATTTACACCCAGAACCACTGCGACGCCGCCGCCGCAGCATAATTCCCTCCGACTAAACATCTTCCAGAAAGCGGCGGCGAGTGCTATCGACGCGGCTGAGCGCGCGTTGATCTCCCATGAGAAAGATACTCCTCTTTCCAAAACCGCTGATCCAAGTGTTCAGATCGCCGGTAATTATTTTCCGGTATCGGAATGTCCCGTCCGACAGTTTCTCACCGTCGAAGGAACAATCCCTGACAGCATTGACGGAGTTTACGTCCGTAACGGCGCAAATCCAATGTTCGACCCGATCGCTGGACACCATTTATTCGACGGAGACGGAATGGTTCACGCCATTAAAATAACCAACGGTTCAGCAAGCTACGCATGCCGGTTTACTAAAACCGAGAGATTGATTCAGGAAAAACGATTGGGTAGACCGGTTTTCCCGAAAGCAATCGGGGAGCTTCACGGCCACTCGGGAATCGCACGTCTGATGCTTTTCTACGCACGTGGGCTTTGCGGTCTGGTCAACAACCAAAACGGCGTCGGTGTAGCGAATGCCGGTTTGGTTTACTTCAATAACCGGCTATTAGCAATGTCAGAAGACGATTTACCGtatcaattaaaaataactCAAACCGGGGATCTAGAAACCGTTGGGCGTTACGATTTCGACGGTCAGTTAAAATCCACGATGATCGCCCACCCGAAACTCGACCCGGTTACGAAGGAGCTCCACGCGCTAAGCTACGACGTCGTGAGAAAGCCTTACTTGAAGTACTTCAGATTCTCGCCGGACGGCGTTAAATCACCGGAAGTAGAGATCCCGCTCGAGACTCCGACGATGATTCACGATTTCGCTATAACGGAGAACTTCGTGGTGATTCCGGATCAACAAGTCGTGTTCAAGCTAGGGGAGATGATGGCCGGAAACTCGCCGGTGGTCTTCGACGGCGGAAAGGTTTCGCGATTGGGGATAATGCCGAAAGACGCGACGGAGGCTTCCGAGATAATCTGGGTGGATTCGCCGGAGACGTTTTGTTTCCACCTCTGGAACGCGTGGGAATCGCCGGAGACTGAGGAAGTGGTGGTGATCGGGTCGTGTATGTCGCCGGCGGATTCTATCTTCAACGAGAGAGACGAGAGCTTGAAAAGCGTCTTGACGGAGATCAGGATAAACCTCAGGACGCGTGAATCCACGCGTCGCGCCATGTTGGTCGACGAGGTGAATTTAGAGATCGGTATGGTTAACCGAAACCGGTTAGGTAGGGAAACCCGGTTCGCGTTTCTGGCTATCGCTGATCCTTGGCCGAAAGTCTCCGGTTTCGCTAAGGTTGATCTTGTCACCGGCGAAATTGAAAAGTACGTTTACGGCGATGAGAAGTACGGCGGAGAACCATTTTTCTTGCCTAGTGGCTCCGTTGACGGTGGAGATAATGAAGATGACGGTTATATATTCTGTCACGTTCACGACGAAGAGAAAGAGACGTCGGAACTTCAGATTATTGACGCCGTTGATTTAAAGCTTGAAGCTACGATTAAACTACCGTCTAGAGTACCGTACGGTTTTCATGGTACGTTTGTGGATGCAAGTGAACTCGTGGACCAAGTATAATATTTATTGTAATTTGTAGGTTTTGATATCGATTATTTCTAAATATTTGGCCTCATCTGGACGGGCATCGTTTTGACATATTTTCGTAACTTTACCATACAAATATACAATACaactcaaaataaatatatgaaagaaaataaaaatttagaaacctTAAGCACAAATTAAagtggaaacaaaaaaaaaaactcaataacaATGTTAATTATAGTTGATTGTCgtgtttcataatataaaaataataatatcaatttACATAAGgatcttttaaattattatcttatacCATGTAAGATAAATTGCTAATGTATATGGATCCTGCTTATCGTTTGCCTTTCATGCATGCATCGACTCTTGTTAggaatatgaattaaaaaactTAGCTGTATCACTATAAAAGATGACTAGCGCAATGACGAAACAGTAGAAATGACGATTATAACAATCAAATGTAGATTACTCGTACCAGCAAAAGACTGTTCATATATGATCCATAGATCTCGAAATTTGTATTTGATGGGCAACAAATTCGTGGTACTAAGTGAAGCCACGTATGAATCATGTATTACTATATAATCACTATACTGTAAAATCGTATACCTAGATATCTacgtatatatgtatgtatatacgGACACAATTGGTGTGATTGTCAGATGAATGTATCAAGATGATGTCATGGACCTCATGTTGTTTGCAAACGTTGCATAGTTAATGCAACCACGTTGTAACATTTTTCGTTTTCATCCAAAGTAATTAGACAAAATTGTGTTATGTTTGATGGTCGTCATCCAAAACAAATAGTCATACAGTGAAGGTACAACCATATATTAACTTCATCAGTTTTGTTCCGTTCCATATATAGTTCCAAATCAGAAACGTCTGGAAACAAACGTTattgaaagaaaataataatgtaCAATCACAATTCTATAATCTATACAGATATTCAAAGTTTCCTAAAGAAACAAAGAGGAATTTGAATTTGATATCGGCCGATACTACTGTTAGAGACTACTGTATCTAGTGAAAATTATCCAACCATTGAAATATTGGATAGTTGAAAGAAGCAACTTGATTTCTGTCATCAATATTCTTTCTCGTATCCAAGACGTCGATCGGTCCcgattcattcaaaaaaaaagtcatagGTCCCTAGTGTCCTGGGGCTGGAGACTAGATCAGTTTAAATGGATATTACTCTTCCTCGTCGCTATTGTTCTCAACAGTTGATCTTATATCTAAGATCGAGTATCTAGCGGGATCAATGTTAGGTTACTCCTGAGCTGAAAATCTTGCCAGCCTCTCTTTTTTTCCAACCCTAAATTTCTCCCATAAGAATCTCCAAGATCTGATACCACGAGGCATACAGTTTCGAAGACAAAATTGTTCTGCATTCATGGACAACCCTAGGCTCTATGGTTTCGAATTTTACACCACAAGCATCCAAAGAATTATTGGAGCCAAAAGAACATGTGATTTGTTGGATAGCAACGCCTATGTAAGCCTATGGACATGGTATGTTTTGTGGATTGGTGAATGGACATATCTTTTCTCCACATATATACAAGTGGTTCATTTAAAAGttccataaaaaaaacaagCCAGAAATAGTCACCGGAAGTGCCCCGCTGAACACCATCTCTTATAGTCTATTTAAGTGTTTCTGATGCATATGTATGGGTTCTCCAAacataattttctattttattgttttttaatgaACATGAAATTTATTCAGTCAAAAACCATTATTTACATCAAGGTGTTGTATTTGTTTGAAAGAAGAAATAAATCAATCAAAGGAATAAAAAAGTCAGTTGAAAGAACCAACTGAAAATGGTAACGGTCtgctattcttcttctttttttttttgcaaaccgATATCTGATGCAGACATGCTGTCTTCATATTTTTTGCCTCCCAAATCTAGCACAGAGAGAGCCATTTTTCTCATAGTTTTGTCCACGATTTTGATGAGTCACAGTGGAAGAAACTGTGGACCTCCATGATATTAATACATGATTCTTATGATTTCTTTCCCGCCATGTAACATAAAATGTATCACAGTCGAGTGGAAGAAACTGTGGGCTTCAACAACACTATCCTCCAGAGTCGCAATTGGATCAACCACATGGACTAGGCCATCCTGAATTCGGATCGGTGAAAATTTGCAGAACAACAAATGGAGGGTCTTATTGGACAGAAGAACTGAAGAAGCCATGGCAAAATCTCTGATCTCACCAGAGCAGAGctcaagagagtctgaaagtATCTAACACTTTCTTCTCACACACGTCACCTTCTATTACGTGACACAATTGGGAGAAAGCTCGTCCAAACTAGCGCTAGAAAGGTGGAAAGAAAAACCAAATAGTTCTGATTGGTACAACATATGGGATTGTGAAAAATTAAAGACTATTACTTAATAATAAAATTCTTTTTACTCAAATGGAAACTTTATTTTAGTTTGATGAGATCATTGGTTCATAAATTCAGCCATCcatctcttcttttgttttcctcGATGAATATTAAACCAAGTGATCAATAAGATTCCCCTATAGCTTGGCCGGGAGGTAATGAGGAAAGTCCGAATCGGCCTTAATGTGGTTTCGACTGATCTCTCTCAGAGAACGGCAGCCACTTAGTGCCATTGTCAGCTCGAGCTCATCTCTTAGCATTTCCAGCATCTTCCTCACTCCCGCCTCTCCGTCTGCTGCAAGCGAGAACAAGGTTGGCCTCCCAACCTAATCAACAAGTAATAGT
The Brassica napus cultivar Da-Ae chromosome A1, Da-Ae, whole genome shotgun sequence DNA segment above includes these coding regions:
- the LOC111212385 gene encoding 9-cis-epoxycarotenoid dioxygenase NCED2, chloroplastic-like, with translation MVSLLTMSTSGAITYPQAQSDLCMRPIKRQPKIKCTVHIDVTDQPLKRSSFTPRTTATPPPQHNSLRLNIFQKAAASAIDAAERALISHEKDTPLSKTADPSVQIAGNYFPVSECPVRQFLTVEGTIPDSIDGVYVRNGANPMFDPIAGHHLFDGDGMVHAIKITNGSASYACRFTKTERLIQEKRLGRPVFPKAIGELHGHSGIARLMLFYARGLCGLVNNQNGVGVANAGLVYFNNRLLAMSEDDLPYQLKITQTGDLETVGRYDFDGQLKSTMIAHPKLDPVTKELHALSYDVVRKPYLKYFRFSPDGVKSPEVEIPLETPTMIHDFAITENFVVIPDQQVVFKLGEMMAGNSPVVFDGGKVSRLGIMPKDATEASEIIWVDSPETFCFHLWNAWESPETEEVVVIGSCMSPADSIFNERDESLKSVLTEIRINLRTRESTRRAMLVDEVNLEIGMVNRNRLGRETRFAFLAIADPWPKVSGFAKVDLVTGEIEKYVYGDEKYGGEPFFLPSGSVDGGDNEDDGYIFCHVHDEEKETSELQIIDAVDLKLEATIKLPSRVPYGFHGTFVDASELVDQV